Part of the Quercus robur chromosome 5, dhQueRobu3.1, whole genome shotgun sequence genome, GACTAATCCTTTACCTTTTCGTGACCCCACCCAAAATGAATAGTGATTATTTTCTAGTTGAAACTCTTGAGAAtacactaaaataaataaataaataaaaaagagaaaaaaagaaaaaaaaaagactttaattCAAAACACGTCAAAATTTGAGTTTCACAACTTTTGATGGATTAAAGTTGCAAGGAATAGTTGTTGAAAACTGTATTTCATTCAATTGACTGATGGAGCATGGATTGAATATCTCTATTGAAACCAGTTCGAGTCCTACTATTTGcattttgaaaagaattttttgGGCTATTGTTTTACCTCTTCGTGGTCCTACTTCAAGTGAACAGTGATTAGTTTCTGGTTGAAACTCTTAAGGATACactgttaataataataataataaaaaaaaaagactttaattCAAAACACGTCAAAATTTGAGTTTCACGACTTTTGATGGATTAAAGTTGCATGCAATAGTTGTTGAAAACTGTATTTCATTCAATTGACTGATTGAACATGGATTGGAATATCTCTATTGGGACCTCTTGAATGTTGATTGATGGAGACTAGATGAAGTGGCCGTCAAAACCTAACAGAAAGTCTTCTTTTTGAATTGTATTTTCACACTTAATTTGATCATGGACATTGTGTAAAACATTATACACTTAATGATTTTACATTGTAATGGAATTTGCCAATAAAAAACCTAACACTTTAAATATGAAAACTCTAAGAGGTTTGTATTGGAGGTATTAATTGTTTGGTCTCTTTTATAAGGAAAACCATAATTCAAATCCCTCCTGCATTTAGtgtaataattatattattaaaaaaagaaaaacacataaaacaaaatttttttctaaaaattaaagacaaaattttcatGTAGTACTCAAAGAATACTACAGGAAAATTTAGAATATTAACCTTATGTGCACATTTAATATTCACATTGCTACTAATTAAATGCGAGATGTGAGTactatcttccttttttttgcttttcttttgcctctttatttttatatatatttttttttgagaaacaggtGTGACTATCTATCAAGTCATATTACTTCTAATTTGGTCATATGATTATTACCAACACGTATAGAAAgtcaaaaaactaaaacaaaattttctctaaaaaacaaaaaaactaagtttCTTTCAAAGATAACTACATGATAATTTAGAATATTAATCTTATGAGCACATTTGATATTCACATTGCTACTTATTAAATACGAGATGTGAGCActatcttcctctcttttttcttttctttttttttagaaacaagtaTGACTATCTATTAATTCATATTACTTCTAATTTGGTCATAATGATTATTACCAACACGTATAGAAAATATTTCTATCTGAATCTGTATAACAACCAACAAATGATGGCCTACATGTTTTACTTCTTAATTGGTCGGTGAATACTTAGTCAAAAGAGAGACTAGGTATTTATCCAATTACGTTTTTTATGGGGGGGAAGCATTATCGTCCACAAAGCGTGTGGaaagatttcaattttctactttttaactttttttgtaagtttttatgtattattttcaaCTAATATGGAGATGAGTTGAAAGTGACGCTGCTGTGTTACAAGGAAACACTGAATATTACCTGCCGTCCTCGATTGCCAATAGTactttgaaaaacaaataaggAGGTGCTATTGGTGATTTTGCTTAATGTGTGACCCACAACCACAATGTGACTTGTGTGAATTCAacattaacaaaacaaaaaataaaaaataaaattaaggaaaCAAGAAAACATCAATTTCTTGGAAAATTCATTGCCCTATGacttagggaaaaaaaaaaattgacaaaaggGATTTAATGAAGTTGCTTTGGTTGCATAGATAACCTCTTGacgtgaagaaaaaaaaatgatgtttttaacTAATACATATGTACATATTGTTGGGGGAAGATAACACCTTGAGAGATTTCAAGGGATCaagggatttttttaaaaaaaatatttttagtgctagatcaaaaaattaatataacatggcatcatttaattttaaaacgTAACTCAATAGATTTGGACCTAAATATGTAGCTagtattaatttatcaaattttattattaaaaaaaaaaaaaaactcaatttgttTTCTTACGTATTAAATTTCCACTCACGTGTGTATAtaaacacattgtttttttgtaatttcGGCATTGAAGTGTTCAAAAATACACATGCTTTTACACTTGCACGAAAACAACACGTAGGGCTTCAATAATATAACCATCACCAATATAATCCAGTTTGTAGAATGGAAATCCTCCCTCCTATTCATGACGTTTGACTTAATATGTACTCCCAACTACAATatgttttgttgatttttatttttttgaactttcgGTATTttatagagaaagaaaaataaaatacacacaACACTTGGTCGATGGAAGATTTTTATACCAATTTGCACATTCACATATCGCATCAAATTTGACAACACGATAAGTACGTATGGATTTGTTTCTATACATTCATCATGAATGATAAATCAAAACAATAGACATAAAATTGAATACAACTAAAGAAAAGTTATACTCTCCGACATGATAGTAGTCCGACAAAATCCAATAGATGTGTGGCTACAATATAGCTTTCGTGTAGTTTGTGCATAGATAAAGACTTGACAAGATCTTTGCCCCTCCATACAGGCCTATATTTAGAATAGTAGTTTATTGTTTTCACGGTCGTTGCTTTCTGTTTCTCAACCCTTACTTCACCTGCTGATGTTTCTTGGAACATTCTTTCTAAGACAATTATGACaacctttctctttctctctgtctctttccTATTCCTGTTTGTAACTAAGAAGTGAAAGAAAACAAACTTTGGTCTTTACAAAGAAAACTTATACTATTATGTATTTGACAGATTCTTCCTTACATTTTAGTTGGGTGtagaatgaaaaaacaaaatctaagtgTTTATCACctattttttccaaataaagaaaatcaataaaGGTTAAATGTGTGCAAGTTTGAACCCTTCAAGTTCAAACCACTTGTGGCATTTTCAAGTCACACGATTTTTTTATCCCATTCTATGACAACTTGCTTTGATGagaacaaaatttcaaagaCTACCATATTTTCTGCGATCTTTGTCTATTACGTATTTGAAGGTACCAGCTCAGTGAACTACACTTTCTTGGCAACTTCAAAGCATACATAGTATTATATATAAAGGAGGGAAATGgtcatatattttaaaaactaaactaGAACAGTAACACACACCACACTTTCACAAAAGAAATGGAGAGGTATACCTCAGACAAGAACTCTGAACGACCTGAGTTTGTATCTTCAGGTGCGAATCTCAAAGTTCTATTTAattgttcatttcttttttgtgttatttacttAAAGAGTAATGGCTGTAGAAATAATCATGGTGTAGTTCTGAAACATGTAACTATATGAAACATTATTCTTAACATTTTCAGAAATCTTAACACTTAGAATGGAGcatattttaaccaaaaaattaaatgtggTGAGTTATTCTTAGAAtgaaacatattttaaaaaataaaaatagtaataaattttgATTGCTTTTGGAGTGCATACCATCATGAAACTTATTTCTCAGCTCTCATGAATACCTGTGAATCCATGTGATGATAGAAGCTGATTGGATTCTTGTTATAGTCTAAGTATGAAAATAATATGGCattaagaaaaatgaaacattTTTCCTCCTTTGCTGTGTTTTTAAACATGACTGCATTTTTATTTCAgtgaaaaatacaattttataatTCTTGAAGAGCTTGCAACTTTAATTCATTTGCATAACTTGTCGAGCAGGTTGATCTGTCAAAATTCACACACTCATAGCCTCACTGCTTTAAAACTAGTGGGatacccttttcttttctctcatcaTCATTTATAGAGACTGTAAGGCAAGAAGAAGTAATGGTAAGATTCATCAACTGTGAGTCCAAGGAAAGGAAGGATATCTTCAAGCAAGATGATCCAAGTGACATTGATAAATATGAGGGGTTAGATAGCATGATTattgaagaaaaggaaagtGGGATAGCTAGAAGATCCAAGAAGCGGAAAGTGGAAGGGTTAAGGCTGCAAACAACTGTTTCCTTCAAGAAAGTGTTGCTGGATGAAAATAGTTCTGATTTGGAGGAAAATACCAATGATTCAAGCAATAAAGTGTATCCCGCGGTCTCTTTGCCTAAACCTGAAATTCGGATTTCTTCAAGGACTACTAGTGAACATAATGCAGCTGCAATTAAGGTGCAGAAAGTTTATAAGAGTTACCGGACTAGAAGAAACCTAGCAGATTGTGCTGTAGTTGTTGAGGAGCTCTGGTTTGTTCTATTAACAAAACTATGTTTCATCTACCTACAGCTTATATTTCCAATtcagaattttattttgtctaattgttttgtttttataaattttgtaggTGGAAGGCAATagactttgcaagtcttaggcATAGCTCAATATCATTCTTTGAGTCTGATAGATCAGAAACTACTATCTCAAGATGGGCACGTGCTAGGACTAGGGCTGCCAAGGTGTGTACATATTACCATCATTTACGCTTCCTAGGTTTGCCGAAATTTTATAgatgaaaaaattttcaagtcaATTGTTTCAACAGTTGGGGTCAACTCAGTcgttttttttaagacaaaagtCATTACcttgaaaaatatttaactttGCTTAATTAGTTTTGCTATTTGACCATGACTTAAAATGCAATCAGTCTATTTCACGAtagatttagattttattttcaagatCTAACGGTGTATAAAGTGACACTAAATGtatatttagattttaaatatttattttaaatcatgAAATAGATTCATTTTAAATGGAGAGCATCCTTTTTCAGCAAATTGATGTAAGGTAGTATTTGGATTGCGTGTCCAGTGTCTGcgcttccttttttttattttttatttagtagtaatatttgacttttcaacaATATCAGTGGATCCTGTGCACTGTTTATGGGATCTACAAACCTCattttttagcaacttttttattaaaaataggtcccacgatactatttacacatttaaaaattattttgctacagtgttttcagttttcaacaaaataaactgtATCTAAATAGACtctaaaattcatatttttcattGTCTTACAAGAACTCCTTTGTATGTTATTGAATACTGTATAATACCATATGGTTGACTGTAGGTTGGTAAAGGTTTGTCCAAGAATGAAAAAGCTCAGAAATTAGCTTTAAGACACTGGCTTGAAGCGGTTAGTCCACATTCTACATTccatatgttttatttttccttaatattGATTGTTTCCTATAGTCATGGATTCTTATAGATTTGACTCAAAATTTGACTTAACTTGATGactaaaaaaattgactttaaGTAATTAGGAAATCTTTTGAGGTCTACATACAATGCCCtttctaaaaggaaaaattatgaTGCATGATGAGAGAAGACCAAGTTCTTTGTGTAATAAGGGGTTTGGAATCATAAGAAAATGGATTAAGCTATGTAAATTTTCTCCTTGTGTTGCACAGATTGATCCACGCCATCGATATGGACACAATTTGCACTTGTATTATGATGTTTGGTTTGACACTGGGAGCTCCCAACCTTTCTTCTATTGGTAAAACTCCAACAACCTTTAAGATGTTTTTAGCCTTCTTTTACTACATTAATTTCTTAATGTATTGACTATTGACCATAAAAATGAAGGTTGGATGTTGGAGATGGCAAAGAAGTAAATCTTGAGAAGTGCCCAAGGACCAATTTGCAGCGTCAATGCATCAGATACCTTGGACCAGTGAGTATAATTGATCTGTTAACTTATCAAAGACACTTTGTGGGGCAGGATAATAATTGATGCTACCAAACCTGGCCTTATGTTTCAACGCCAATTTGGCATGTACAAAGGACCTTTCTCAATTTTTACATAAAACTCattctctttatttttgaataccATTTTCACATTAATAATCAGAATATGATAAATTTTGGTCAGAGTGAATATCGTTTTCCAAATGGTACAATCGAATTATAGAGGCATATAATATTCCTAATTTTTCATTGCTTAAAAACAAACTTGAATTTGAAAGTAATAATCTTGCTCTTcctcttttgatttttgtttccagAGTGATCTATCATAtaacaagaagaaaaggccTTTAGACTTTGGTAGTATGGTGGTCATAGTTGGCTTGTtaggttcatttttttttttttataacttttaacTTTCTCTTGGCAGAAAGAGAGGGAAGCATATGAAGTGATTGTAGAAAGTGAGAAGCTTGTGTACAAAGAAAGTGGAATGTTAGTGGACACAGATGATGGTACTAAGTGGATATTTGTCCTCAGCACAACAAGGAACTTGTAcattgggaagaagaagaaaggccAATTTCAGCACTCTAGTTTTCTAGCAGGGGGTGCCACCACCGCAGCTGGAAGATTGGTGGCCCATAATGGGGTTCTTGAGGTATCTATGGTTGCacgcaaatatatatatatatatatatatatatatatacactcttCATAGAATCAATAGTTCAGAATGTGTCCTCAATGTCTAGAACAAAAGAAGCAATTTTAAGGGGCAATATGCAATAATGTCATCTTCTAAAGAGATCGTATCCAAAATTTTGATGTATACTTTCTCATCTTGTTAGGCTATATGGCCTTATAGTGGTCATTATCACCCAACGGAAGAGAACTTCTTGGAGTTTATTAGTTTCCTAGAAGAGCACCATGTGAACTTGACCAATGTTAAGGTAATTTCTTCCATCCTCTGTCACATTGGTGTTACATAGTTGGTACAAATTCATTTGAGTTTGATTGAATTTGTGTGCATCTGAATGATTGAACTGCAGAAATGTGCCATAGATGATGATGATCCAACATTGAAAGTGACCGACAAGGAACTAAAGTTGGAGTCAACGAGGGGTTCCTCTACAAATATCAAATCATCTTACACAGAATCAGTAGATGTTGATGTGCCTAACAAGGAGGCTGCCAATGTCACAATTTGTCATGATGAAATAGGAACCAATGTGAAAGCTCCGGCATTCAAATTGGCTAAGTGTTTGTCACGTAAATGGAGTAGTGGAGCTGGTCCTCGTATTGGGTGTGTTCGAGAATACTCAGCACAGCTTCAATTTCAGGCACTTGAACATGTAAATCTATCACCTAGGACCATGCCTGGATACTTTCCTAACAATGCTCCAATTCCATCGCCAAGACCAAGTCCCAAAATCCATCTCTCACCTAGCCTTTCATGTATGGGACTTCCTAACCCAATGGTTCATGCTTCAACTAGTGACTAGATTATAAACCGacaagtgaaatttttttttttggtctgttAGAACTGAAAGGTTCAGGGCTAGTGGCACTTTTAGGACCATTGGTGTTTTTTGTGCCCTTATAGTGTGAGCCTCTAGTAGtgtcataaaaacaaaaaataaggtaCAGAAAGGGACTAACCTAtactgattttattttatttattattaattttttttttttgccttcgATTTATGTAAGTTTATGTAATTTAAGATGGGTCAATTATTCCCCCTGAATTTTTTATAACCCTGTTCAGTGGCGTGGGTATGTTCTTTGTAAGATTTGTTCTTGTATTCATAATTAAAAGGTActttcaataatataataaatttccgttctcttcctcttcctctgtTTTTGTGTCTATCCCCAACACACTTGCATTTGATTTCTTGTAAGTTTGCTATTCTTAATAGCCTCTAAAGCTATTCTTATTGTACAAAGATGGATTGATCACGCATAGAAATCAAGTTGACTAATATCACTACACTCTTAATTGGCTATTTTAACTAATTTAGTGCAATTTATTAAAGTAGAATAATATTACTACACCCATGGTTGACATAATACTACTTTTTGTCTTCAATTGTGGAACTTTATTGCCATTGCTGATGATCAATTTAAGGTATATTGCTTTCAACCAATTAGCCAATGTTTTTGCAATTACTAATGAGTCTTATAGCTCAATTAGAATTTCTTGGTATTTCCAATTGAGACACTCATAGTTCAAATCTCCTATTTCatttgtaactattgaatttatctttaggaaaaagaaaaaaaaaattatttttattttttaattatcttttagTTCACATTACATAGCTCTCAACAGGTCAAAggagattctcaaaaaaaaaaaaaaaaacaggtcaAAGGTAGCTCATAGACACATGGGATAGGAGGCTCTATAAATTTCAATGAACCTAATTAAGGTTTCTTTTGGAGAAACTATAAACTCATTAGAAAGACCCTTTCTTTGGAGAactataatctctctctctctctctctctctctctctctctctctctctctctctctctctctctctctctctctctctctctctctctctctctcaattcaaAAGTTATGAGGGAAGGGGGAATTGAACCCCTGGACTTCTCACTAAAAAACCCATGAAGTgttagttgagttacaaaactcttagtGTTTATTCTCTAATAGTGAAGATTTTTGCCATTCACTCAGGCACTCTAATAAAGGTTGGCACACTACTAAACCATGCAAGCCTCTACttgattttctctcttttatctttACTTTTCACTAATATTGCTAAGATCCGGAAATTTACAACATCTTTTAAAAGACTTGAAAGCTTTCAAGAAGCACCTAAAATTTTGACCAAAAGGTTAGAGCACTCACAATAAAGATGCTAAAA contains:
- the LOC126725072 gene encoding IQ domain-containing protein IQM1-like; translation: MVRFINCESKERKDIFKQDDPSDIDKYEGLDSMIIEEKESGIARRSKKRKVEGLRLQTTVSFKKVLLDENSSDLEENTNDSSNKVYPAVSLPKPEIRISSRTTSEHNAAAIKVQKVYKSYRTRRNLADCAVVVEELWWKAIDFASLRHSSISFFESDRSETTISRWARARTRAAKVGKGLSKNEKAQKLALRHWLEAIDPRHRYGHNLHLYYDVWFDTGSSQPFFYWLDVGDGKEVNLEKCPRTNLQRQCIRYLGPKEREAYEVIVESEKLVYKESGMLVDTDDGTKWIFVLSTTRNLYIGKKKKGQFQHSSFLAGGATTAAGRLVAHNGVLEAIWPYSGHYHPTEENFLEFISFLEEHHVNLTNVKKCAIDDDDPTLKVTDKELKLESTRGSSTNIKSSYTESVDVDVPNKEAANVTICHDEIGTNVKAPAFKLAKCLSRKWSSGAGPRIGCVREYSAQLQFQALEHVNLSPRTMPGYFPNNAPIPSPRPSPKIHLSPSLSCMGLPNPMVHASTSD